From the Solanum lycopersicum chromosome 10, SLM_r2.1 genome, one window contains:
- the LOC138338703 gene encoding uncharacterized mitochondrial protein AtMg00860-like produces the protein MGHVVSDKGVEVDRKKTEAVKNWPKPLTPTNICIFLGLTGYYRRFVEGFSSIAAPLTALMKKKVKFKWAETCEKSFQELKDRLTSAAVLTLPKCGENYTIYCDASRVGLVCVLMQGGKAIVVADALIRMSMGSTAHVEDEKKELVKDVHRLARLGVRLVDSTSGGVSVHPSSEYP, from the exons atgggtcatgttgtgtccgataAAGGTGTAGAGGTAGATCGCAAGAAGACTGAGGCTGTTAAGAACTGGCCAAAGCCTCTTACTCCCACAAATATTTGTATCTTCTTGGGATTGACTGGTTATTATCGCAGGTTCgtggagggtttttcttccattgctgctcCACTCACAGCCTTGATGAAAAAGAAAGTTAAGTTTAAATGGGcggagacttgtgagaagagtttccaggagctcaaagatagactcacttcagccGCGGTGCTTACTTTGCCTAAATGTGGGGagaattacactatttattgtgatgcatctagggttggtttggtttgtgttcttatgcagggtg gtaaggctattgttgtagctgatgctttgatcaggatgagcatgggaagtacggcccatgttgaggatgagaagaaggagttggtgaaaGATGTACACAGACTAGCCAGACTGGGTGTgcggttggttgactctactagtgggggtgtttcagttcatcctagttctgaataTCCTTGA
- the LOC138338704 gene encoding uncharacterized protein: MYLDLKQIYWWNSMKKDIAEYVAKCPNYQHVKTEHLKTGGFTQIIDVPTWKMTMSAHFIPVKSSYRGEDYARLYIDEIVYLKVSPMKEVMRFGRKGKLRPRYVGPYEILQRVGEVAYELALPVELSFIHPVFHVSMLKKCLGDPASILPVEVLGVDEDLSYKEVPVEILERQVK; encoded by the exons ATGTATCTTGATCTTAAGcagatctattggtggaataGCATGAAGAAAGACATTGCAGAATATGTGGCGAAATGTCCTAATTATCAGCACGTTAAGACAGAACATCTTAAGACTGGTGGCTTTACTCAGATTATTGACGTTCCGACATGGAA gatGACTatgtctgcccactttatccctgtgaagtcctCTTACAGAGGCGAGGATTatgcgagactctacattgatgagatt GTCTATTTGAAGGTATCACCtatgaaagaggtgatgaggtttggcaggaaggggaagttgaGACCGAGGTATGTTGgtccatatgagatcctacaacgtgtgggtgaggtggcctatgagttggcattgccTGTGGAGCTATCTTTTAtccatccagtctttcatgtatccatgttaaagaagtgcctaggtgatccagcatcgaTTCTACCTGTGGAAGTTTTGGGGGttgatgaagacttgtcctataAGGAAgtacctgttgagatcttagaaCGACAAGTCAAGTAG